A stretch of the Azorhizobium caulinodans ORS 571 genome encodes the following:
- a CDS encoding nitrilase-related carbon-nitrogen hydrolase, with protein MKVSLVQMNTQGDKAANLATAASLIEAAVAADKPDLVVLPEYYAFLGDTPAQAQDAAETFPDGESYQLMKGLAKKLKVAIHAGSVAEREGNSFYNTTVVFGPDGEELARYRKIHLFDVEITGGTVYRESDTVSRGEDVVTYELGGKTVGCAICYDIRFPELFRKLRDKGADIIVLPAAFTLMTGKDHWEILARARAIETQTWFLAVGQTGPHAGGKKWCWGHSMVIDPWGHITAQASDGVGFTTGRLEFGYTEKVRANVPVANHHVLA; from the coding sequence GTGAAGGTATCGCTGGTCCAGATGAACACGCAGGGGGACAAGGCCGCGAATCTCGCGACCGCCGCCTCCCTGATCGAAGCGGCTGTCGCCGCCGACAAGCCCGACCTCGTCGTGCTGCCGGAATATTACGCCTTCCTCGGCGACACGCCGGCGCAGGCGCAGGACGCCGCCGAGACCTTCCCGGATGGCGAGTCCTACCAGCTCATGAAGGGGCTCGCGAAAAAGCTGAAGGTCGCGATCCACGCCGGCAGCGTCGCCGAGCGCGAGGGCAATTCCTTCTACAACACCACCGTCGTCTTCGGCCCCGATGGCGAGGAACTGGCGCGCTACCGCAAGATCCACCTGTTCGACGTGGAGATCACCGGCGGCACCGTCTATCGCGAGAGCGACACCGTCTCGCGCGGCGAGGACGTGGTCACGTACGAGCTCGGCGGCAAGACGGTCGGCTGCGCCATCTGCTACGATATCCGCTTCCCCGAGCTGTTCCGCAAGCTGCGCGACAAGGGCGCGGACATCATCGTCCTGCCCGCCGCCTTCACGCTGATGACCGGCAAGGATCACTGGGAAATCCTCGCCCGCGCCCGCGCCATCGAGACCCAGACCTGGTTCCTCGCGGTCGGCCAGACCGGCCCGCACGCGGGCGGCAAGAAGTGGTGCTGGGGCCATTCCATGGTCATCGACCCGTGGGGCCACATCACCGCGCAGGCCTCCGACGGGGTGGGCTTCACCACCGGCCGTCTGGAGTTCGGCTACACCGAGAAGGTGCGGGCCAACGTCCCCGTCGCCAATCACCACGTTCTCGCCTGA
- a CDS encoding alpha/beta hydrolase, whose amino-acid sequence MDANLAGRLNFTHRPPTKEALPPGRHDLGLFEQRDAVLVVPEGVDASRPTPLVVLFHGGGGSAQKILPMLEAHAQANGFLLLVPQSLYPTWDIVIAGNGPDRERLDIALAEVADRFTLDPEHLAFAGHSDGGSYTLSLGLTNGQFVTHLIVSSAGFMSVHHQEGAPRIFISHGINDEQIPIDRSGRAHADLLKRAGYDVTYIEYNGPHAYQPPVVALAVNFFLADLLATA is encoded by the coding sequence ATGGATGCCAATCTCGCCGGACGGCTCAATTTTACCCATCGCCCGCCCACCAAGGAGGCCCTCCCGCCGGGACGGCACGACCTTGGGCTTTTCGAGCAGCGCGACGCGGTGCTCGTGGTGCCGGAGGGTGTCGATGCCAGCCGACCGACCCCTCTCGTGGTGCTGTTCCATGGCGGTGGCGGCAGTGCGCAGAAGATCCTACCCATGCTGGAGGCCCATGCCCAAGCCAACGGCTTCCTGCTGCTGGTGCCGCAATCCCTCTATCCCACCTGGGACATCGTGATCGCCGGCAACGGGCCGGACCGGGAGAGGCTCGACATTGCGCTCGCCGAAGTGGCGGACCGTTTCACCCTGGACCCGGAGCACCTCGCCTTCGCCGGCCATTCCGATGGCGGCAGCTACACGCTCTCGCTTGGCCTCACCAACGGGCAGTTCGTCACCCACCTCATCGTGTCGTCGGCGGGTTTCATGTCGGTGCACCATCAGGAGGGTGCGCCGCGGATCTTCATCTCGCACGGCATCAATGACGAGCAGATCCCCATCGACCGCAGCGGCCGGGCGCATGCGGACCTGCTGAAGCGTGCCGGCTATGACGTGACCTATATCGAATATAACGGCCCGCACGCCTACCAGCCGCCCGTCGTGGCGCTGGCCGTGAACTTCTTCCTCGCCGATCTTCTCGCAACCGCCTGA
- a CDS encoding ABC transporter substrate-binding protein, whose amino-acid sequence MTTSAKFGAAAALALGLFSQAAWAESNITVMAYSGLFQERYTKAVIEPFMKAHPDIKVTYFPLPSSAAMLGNLRAQKAAPQTDVAIMDVSVSKAGTDEGLFTKIDETNAPNVKDLYPNARIPDVAGVAVTFDNLVMLYNTDQVKEPPKSWMAMADKGYAGKVVIPGMPDIQGLSLVIILNKANGGTDYLKDVSKGIAAMVEIAPNVQTWEPKPEVYAPIVTGQAAVGAGWNARAQVNSQTSGGKLKATIPQEGTVFQINTINLVANGPGGDAAKTFVNYALSPEAQKAFTESMFYAPTNAKADISPEALDRTAVKFMDKVIPVDWIALAKVRDAIGEQWRRRVLPASR is encoded by the coding sequence ATGACGACGTCTGCGAAGTTCGGGGCCGCTGCGGCGCTCGCCCTCGGTCTCTTCTCTCAGGCCGCCTGGGCCGAGAGCAACATCACCGTCATGGCCTATTCGGGCCTGTTCCAGGAGCGTTACACGAAGGCCGTGATCGAGCCCTTCATGAAGGCGCATCCGGATATCAAGGTCACCTATTTCCCCCTGCCCTCCTCCGCCGCCATGCTCGGCAACCTGCGTGCCCAGAAGGCCGCGCCGCAGACCGACGTCGCCATCATGGACGTCTCGGTCTCGAAGGCCGGCACCGACGAGGGCCTCTTCACCAAGATCGACGAGACCAACGCGCCCAACGTGAAGGATCTCTATCCCAACGCCCGCATTCCGGACGTGGCGGGCGTCGCGGTGACCTTCGACAACCTCGTCATGCTCTACAACACCGATCAGGTGAAGGAGCCGCCGAAGTCCTGGATGGCCATGGCGGACAAGGGCTATGCGGGCAAGGTGGTGATCCCCGGCATGCCCGACATCCAGGGCCTCTCGCTGGTCATCATCCTCAACAAGGCGAACGGCGGCACGGACTATCTGAAGGACGTGAGCAAGGGCATCGCGGCCATGGTCGAGATCGCCCCCAATGTCCAGACGTGGGAGCCCAAGCCCGAGGTCTATGCGCCCATCGTCACGGGGCAGGCCGCCGTCGGCGCCGGCTGGAACGCCCGCGCGCAGGTCAACAGCCAGACCTCCGGCGGCAAGCTCAAGGCCACGATCCCGCAGGAAGGCACGGTGTTCCAGATCAACACCATCAACCTCGTGGCCAACGGCCCCGGCGGCGATGCGGCCAAGACCTTCGTGAACTATGCCCTGAGCCCCGAGGCCCAGAAGGCCTTCACAGAGAGCATGTTCTACGCCCCCACCAACGCCAAGGCGGACATCTCGCCGGAAGCGCTCGACCGCACCGCCGTGAAGTTCATGGACAAGGTGATCCCGGTGGACTGGATCGCGCTTGCCAAGGTGCGTGACGCCATCGGCGAACAGTGGCGCCGCCGCGTGCTGCCCGCCAGCCGGTGA
- a CDS encoding ABC transporter ATP-binding protein, with protein MAMIRTSPDEIQRQTQGEGFLSLRGLTRRYGTFNAVDDLNLDVAKGELVAFLGPSGCGKTTSLRMIAGLAPSTSGHIVVDGHDITGVPPYRRDMGLVFQSYALFPHMDVAKNVAFGLEMRKVSKAEAAERVREAIAMVRLTGKEHHRPAQLSGGQQQRVALARALVVRPSILLLDEPLSNLDAKLRDEMRNEIRDIQKRLGITAIFVTHDQMEALTICDKVAVMNHGRLEQLGTPHEIYEHPKTAFVAGFVGRINRLSGTAAGGIAEVAGVKVAAPGFNGPVEVMVRPHRIVLSPGAAPASGDLHSLSGTVTRATFAGDILEYEVEAGGTLLKTEASTRGGEQVLAPGTPVTLSWRPQDTFVYAAS; from the coding sequence ATGGCCATGATCCGCACCTCGCCCGACGAGATCCAGCGCCAGACGCAGGGCGAGGGCTTCCTCTCCCTGCGCGGCCTCACCCGCCGCTACGGCACTTTCAATGCCGTGGACGACCTCAATCTCGACGTGGCCAAGGGCGAGTTGGTCGCCTTTCTCGGCCCCTCCGGCTGCGGCAAGACCACCTCGCTCCGGATGATCGCCGGCCTTGCTCCCTCCACCTCCGGCCATATCGTCGTGGACGGGCACGACATCACGGGCGTGCCGCCCTACCGGCGCGACATGGGGCTGGTGTTCCAGTCCTATGCCCTCTTCCCGCACATGGACGTGGCGAAGAACGTCGCCTTCGGCCTTGAGATGCGCAAGGTCTCGAAAGCCGAGGCGGCGGAGCGGGTGCGCGAGGCCATCGCCATGGTGCGCCTCACCGGCAAGGAGCACCACCGCCCCGCCCAGCTCTCCGGCGGCCAGCAGCAGCGCGTGGCGCTCGCCCGCGCGCTCGTCGTGCGGCCCTCCATCCTGCTGCTCGACGAACCGCTCTCCAACCTCGACGCCAAGCTGCGCGACGAGATGCGCAACGAGATCCGCGACATCCAGAAGCGGCTCGGCATCACCGCCATTTTCGTGACCCACGACCAGATGGAAGCCCTCACCATCTGCGACAAGGTGGCAGTGATGAACCACGGCCGTCTGGAGCAGCTCGGCACGCCTCACGAAATCTATGAACACCCGAAAACCGCCTTCGTGGCGGGCTTCGTGGGCCGCATCAATCGCCTGTCCGGCACCGCTGCGGGGGGTATCGCAGAGGTGGCGGGCGTGAAGGTCGCCGCGCCCGGCTTCAACGGCCCGGTTGAGGTCATGGTGCGTCCGCATCGCATCGTGCTTTCTCCCGGCGCCGCGCCGGCAAGCGGCGACCTTCACAGCCTCTCCGGCACCGTCACCCGGGCCACCTTCGCCGGCGACATCCTCGAATATGAGGTGGAGGCCGGCGGCACCCTGCTGAAGACGGAAGCCTCCACGCGCGGCGGCGAGCAGGTGCTGGCGCCGGGAACCCCCGTCACCCTGTCCTGGCGCCCGCAGGACACCTTCGTGTACGCCGCATCATGA
- a CDS encoding LysR family transcriptional regulator yields MNIRFLETFVWVARLRSFSSAADKLCTTQAAVSNRIATLERDLGVRLFERDLRNVSLTPQGERALAQAETIVRLTEELRLGVSEASSLRGRIAIGTIDSIVYAWLPKLIEAVKATYPDVDIDLTVDNSLTVSRLLLDRQVNLALIAGPVLAAECSNIDLCTYQCHWFAAPHLGLHGRRLSLVDIVANPIFAFSKGSQPHQNVLRLMESAGLDANLNLVRILNSNSLATITRLARDGMGVAVLPTEVAREMVERGELMQLDVDADLPPLHLHAVYREEPGSTLPALIARMAAQVAKAEDAATLTPSANARRNQIRIASHTK; encoded by the coding sequence ATGAATATCCGTTTCCTGGAAACCTTTGTGTGGGTCGCCCGGCTGCGGAGCTTCTCCAGCGCGGCGGACAAGCTGTGCACGACCCAGGCGGCTGTTTCCAACCGCATCGCGACCCTCGAACGCGATCTCGGCGTGCGGCTGTTCGAGCGTGACCTGCGCAATGTGAGCCTGACCCCGCAGGGCGAGCGGGCGCTGGCGCAGGCGGAAACCATCGTTCGCCTGACCGAAGAATTGCGGCTCGGGGTCAGCGAGGCCAGCAGCCTCCGCGGGCGCATCGCCATCGGCACCATCGATTCCATCGTCTATGCGTGGCTGCCCAAGCTGATCGAAGCCGTGAAGGCCACCTATCCGGACGTGGACATCGACCTCACGGTGGATAACAGCCTCACGGTCTCCCGCCTGCTGCTGGACCGGCAGGTGAATCTGGCGCTGATCGCCGGGCCCGTACTGGCGGCCGAGTGCAGCAATATCGACCTGTGCACCTATCAGTGCCACTGGTTTGCCGCGCCACACCTCGGCCTGCACGGGCGCCGCCTCTCGCTCGTGGACATCGTGGCGAACCCCATCTTCGCCTTCTCAAAGGGCTCGCAACCCCACCAGAACGTGCTGCGCCTGATGGAGTCCGCCGGCCTCGATGCAAACCTCAATCTGGTGCGCATCCTCAATTCCAACTCACTCGCCACCATCACCCGCCTCGCCCGCGACGGCATGGGCGTCGCCGTCCTGCCGACTGAGGTGGCCCGCGAGATGGTGGAACGGGGCGAACTGATGCAGCTCGACGTGGACGCGGACCTGCCGCCCCTGCACCTCCACGCCGTCTATCGCGAGGAGCCGGGCAGCACCCTGCCGGCATTGATCGCCCGGATGGCGGCGCAAGTGGCGAAGGCGGAAGACGCGGCCACGCTCACGCCATCGGCCAATGCGCGCCGCAACCAGATCCGCATTGCATCGCACACAAAATAG
- a CDS encoding OsmC family protein: protein MKTQGSAVWEGGIKDGKGAISTKSGALSAYPYGFASRFEGKPGTNPEELIGAAHAGCFTMALSLILGEAGFTATHMETTAEVSLEKQSDGFAITAVHLTLRATIPGADAETFQQLAAKAKAGCPVSKLLKADISLDAALVA, encoded by the coding sequence ATGAAGACCCAGGGTTCTGCTGTCTGGGAAGGCGGCATCAAGGACGGCAAGGGCGCCATCTCCACCAAGAGCGGCGCGCTCTCCGCCTACCCTTATGGCTTCGCCAGCCGCTTCGAGGGCAAGCCGGGGACCAATCCGGAGGAGCTCATCGGGGCCGCCCACGCCGGCTGTTTCACAATGGCCCTGTCGCTCATCCTCGGCGAGGCCGGCTTCACGGCGACGCACATGGAGACCACAGCCGAAGTCTCGCTCGAAAAGCAGTCGGACGGCTTCGCCATCACTGCCGTCCACCTGACGCTGCGGGCGACCATCCCCGGCGCGGACGCCGAAACCTTCCAGCAGCTCGCCGCCAAGGCCAAGGCCGGCTGCCCCGTCTCCAAGCTGCTCAAGGCCGACATCAGCCTCGACGCCGCGTTGGTCGCGTGA
- a CDS encoding RraA family protein, translated as MFIVNPMPAQIAPELVTELEKCEVATIGHVLHSGFVDREIRAVLPGKRVAGTAVTLRIPHADSTLLHYLTAYVRPGDVVVIERCGDDKHACWGGVITNAMKMAGVKAGVIDGPATDFSEIVKVDMPMWCRGPSPITTKLLGLEGAMNVPVNVGGQTIEPGDAVLCDESGVVVLKPAQAPAIAARAIQMQENEIKLLARLAAGEKLPDITGARAMVEAKLAPAT; from the coding sequence ATGTTCATCGTCAATCCCATGCCCGCCCAGATCGCGCCCGAGCTCGTGACCGAGCTTGAGAAGTGCGAGGTGGCGACCATCGGCCATGTGCTGCATTCCGGCTTCGTGGACCGCGAGATCCGCGCCGTGCTGCCGGGCAAGCGCGTCGCCGGCACCGCCGTGACGCTGCGCATCCCGCACGCGGATTCCACGCTGCTGCACTATCTCACCGCTTATGTGCGCCCCGGCGACGTGGTGGTGATCGAGCGCTGCGGCGACGACAAGCACGCCTGCTGGGGCGGCGTCATCACCAACGCCATGAAGATGGCCGGCGTGAAGGCCGGCGTCATCGACGGCCCGGCCACCGATTTCTCCGAGATCGTGAAGGTGGACATGCCCATGTGGTGCCGTGGCCCCTCGCCCATCACCACCAAGCTTCTCGGCCTCGAAGGCGCGATGAACGTGCCGGTGAATGTGGGCGGCCAGACCATCGAGCCGGGCGACGCCGTGCTCTGCGACGAGAGCGGCGTGGTGGTGCTGAAGCCGGCGCAGGCGCCCGCCATCGCCGCCCGCGCCATCCAGATGCAGGAGAACGAGATCAAGCTGCTCGCCCGCCTCGCCGCCGGCGAGAAGCTGCCGGACATCACCGGCGCCCGCGCGATGGTGGAAGCCAAGCTCGCGCCCGCCACCTGA
- a CDS encoding enoyl-CoA hydratase translates to MTSTPPLSLDAGTTRLAIGDGIATLTFDRPAARNAMTWRMYEELYAACREILARTDEIKVAVLRGAGGKAFVAGTDIEQFRDFSGQDGVAYEARVETYVSALEALPMPTLAVVEGWAVGGGFILANSCDLRIATPGSRFGAPIARTLGNGLSAGNLRRLTSTLGVGLVKRMLMLAEMPAVETLPPGYAEIVPPEALEARLVEVCTQLKGHAPLTMQTAKEALRRLATELQPSDSDLIRKVYGSADFKEGIASFLEKRRPDWRGR, encoded by the coding sequence ATGACATCGACCCCGCCCCTCTCGCTGGACGCCGGCACCACCCGCCTCGCCATTGGCGACGGCATCGCCACCCTTACCTTCGACCGTCCCGCGGCACGCAACGCCATGACCTGGCGGATGTATGAGGAGCTTTACGCCGCCTGCCGCGAGATCTTGGCGCGCACCGACGAGATCAAGGTGGCCGTGCTGCGCGGCGCCGGCGGCAAGGCCTTCGTCGCCGGGACGGACATCGAGCAGTTCCGCGATTTTTCCGGGCAGGACGGCGTTGCCTACGAAGCGCGGGTGGAGACCTATGTGAGCGCGCTTGAGGCCCTGCCCATGCCGACCCTCGCGGTAGTCGAGGGCTGGGCGGTAGGCGGCGGCTTCATCCTTGCCAATTCCTGCGATCTCAGGATCGCCACGCCCGGCAGCCGGTTCGGTGCCCCTATTGCGCGGACGCTCGGCAACGGGCTTTCGGCCGGCAATCTGCGCCGCCTCACGTCGACACTGGGCGTCGGCCTCGTGAAGCGCATGCTCATGCTCGCCGAAATGCCGGCGGTGGAAACCTTGCCGCCCGGCTATGCGGAAATCGTCCCGCCCGAGGCGCTGGAGGCAAGGCTGGTCGAGGTCTGTACGCAGCTGAAGGGCCATGCCCCTCTCACCATGCAGACGGCCAAGGAAGCCCTGCGGCGTCTCGCCACCGAACTGCAGCCCTCGGACTCGGATCTGATCCGCAAGGTCTATGGCAGTGCCGACTTCAAGGAGGGCATCGCGTCCTTCCTCGAAAAGCGGCGGCCGGACTGGCGCGGCCGCTGA